DNA from Asanoa sp. WMMD1127:
GAGCGGAGGCGAACGCGCTCGCACACCGCCGCCTCCCTTGGGTCACCGTCGCGAACGGGCCTGCGCGCGTTCATGCCTTCTCCAGCGTTCGCTCGTGGGTGACGCGGCCGTCGGTCAGTTCGACGACGCGGCTCGCGCAGCGGGTGGCCAGGCGTTCGTCGTGGGTGACGATGAGCAGGGTCTGGCCGATCTGGTTGAGGTCGAGCAGCAGGTCCATCACCTGTTCGCCGGCGCGGCTGTCGAGCGCGCCGGTCGGCTCGTCGGCCAGCAGCAGCCCGGGCCGGTTCATCAGGGCCCGCGCGACCGCGACCCGCTGCCGCTCGCCGCCGCTCAGCGCGGCCGGATAGGCATTGCGCCGGTCCGCGATGCCGAGCTCGTCGAGCAGCTCCAAGGCCCGTTGCCGGGCCACGCCGGCGCGGCTGCCGGTGAGTTGGGCCGCCAGCGCCACGTTGTCGAGCGCCGGCAGGTCGTCGAGGAGGTTGAAGAACTGGAAGATCATGCCGATCCGGTGGCGGCGGAACAGCGCCAGCTTCGTCTCGTTGAGGCGGCCCAGGTCCTCGCCGTGTACGCGCACCGTGCCGGACGTCGGGCGGTCCAGCCCCGCGATCATGTTGAGCATCGTGGACTTGCCGCACCCGGACGGGCCCATCACGGCCACCGCCTCGCCGGCCCGGACCTCCAGCGACACCCCGGCGAGCGCGGTCGTGTCGCCGTACTCCTTGCGGACATTCTCCAGCCGTACGACTGTCGTCATGGCAGCAAGCTATCCAGCGACCGGCCGGGACGGCGTCGGCCCGGCGATGCAAACCGGCGACCCCGTCATTCCCGGGATGTAGCCGGCTGGACCCTGCGGATGACGCGGCGCGCGGGCCGTTCTGCGATGGTGGTGGGCATGGGTTGGCTGGTGGCAGCGCTGACGACCGCGGTCGCGCTGGGTGTCGCGGTCGCCTGGTGGAGGGCGAACGCCCGCCACCGCAAGGCGCTCGAGGAACGCGGCTGGCTGCTGGAGCGTGAGCGGGAGAGCGCGGCCCGGTCCGCCGTCGAGGAGGAGCGTGCCCGGATCGCCCGCGAGCTGCACGACATCGTCAGTCACAACGTGAGCCTGATGATCGTGCAGGCGACGGCGGCCCGCGAGGTGCTGACCACACACCCGGACGACGCAAATGCCGCCCTGACCGCCGTGGAGGCCGCGGGCCGCACCACGATGACCGAGCTGCGCCACCTGCTCGGCCTGCTCGCACCACCGGCGGACGGCGACGGCGACGACCAGCCCGACGAGCCGCAGCCGAGCCTGCGCCGGCTCAGCCCGCTGGTCGACCGGATCGCGTTCGCCGGCCTGCCGGTGGAGGTGCGGATCTCCGGTGAACCACGGCCACTGCCGTCGGGCGTCGACGTGACCGCGTACCGCATCGTGCAGGAAGCGTTGACCAACGCCCTCAAGCACGGCCCGGGCAGCGGGGGCAAGGCCGAGGTGACCGTCCGCTACGCGCCGCGGTCGCTGCGGGTCGAGGTGCTCACCACGGGCCCGAGCGCCCTGACGGGTGGCGCGCCGCAGCAGCCGGGCAGGCAGGGAACCGGCCGCGGGCTGATGGGGCTCCGGCAGCGCGTCGCCGTCTACGGCGGTGACCTCGACGCCCGGCGCCGGCTCGGCGGCGGGTACCGGGTCCGGGCCCGCATCCCCGTGGACCAGC
Protein-coding regions in this window:
- a CDS encoding histidine kinase, translated to MGWLVAALTTAVALGVAVAWWRANARHRKALEERGWLLERERESAARSAVEEERARIARELHDIVSHNVSLMIVQATAAREVLTTHPDDANAALTAVEAAGRTTMTELRHLLGLLAPPADGDGDDQPDEPQPSLRRLSPLVDRIAFAGLPVEVRISGEPRPLPSGVDVTAYRIVQEALTNALKHGPGSGGKAEVTVRYAPRSLRVEVLTTGPSALTGGAPQQPGRQGTGRGLMGLRQRVAVYGGDLDARRRLGGGYRVRARIPVDQP
- a CDS encoding ABC transporter ATP-binding protein, whose translation is MTTVVRLENVRKEYGDTTALAGVSLEVRAGEAVAVMGPSGCGKSTMLNMIAGLDRPTSGTVRVHGEDLGRLNETKLALFRRHRIGMIFQFFNLLDDLPALDNVALAAQLTGSRAGVARQRALELLDELGIADRRNAYPAALSGGERQRVAVARALMNRPGLLLADEPTGALDSRAGEQVMDLLLDLNQIGQTLLIVTHDERLATRCASRVVELTDGRVTHERTLEKA